GGAAGTTTATTTCACATTGGTCAGATAACTCTCATGGCATCTTTTCTCAATTATAGTTTCTTAATTAGCATATTTGAGCTGAGATGGCCCAATTCCATTCGTTTGTGTTGTGATTGTAGCTTGTGACATTTTTTACTCTTCTTGTGGAAGCTTAGGGAACCATAATTCTTCTATTTTGTTAGTAACCCTTAAGCATTACAGCTTTTTATTATGTGTCTTGTTAAAAGTTTTGCATGGTTGCTAGGGAGTCAGACCAGTGCAAAGCCCTGCCTTCAGGGAGCCTAGTTAGAGTTCCTTCTCCACTCGTTCTGTGTTGACCTGAGTAATCTGCAGCAGTCTCCTCTTCCTCTGGTATCCCGAATCTCTCCACTTCAGTGTCGAGGGGGACCCCAAGCACAGCATAGTCAGCCGCCCCCCCAGACACCAGCTGTGGCCTCGGAGCCGGTAGCCTTGAGCTCTCAAACATCAGAAGCAGTTGAGAGTGAAGTGCCTCCTCGGGAGCCTATGGAGGCAGAAGAAGTGGAGGAGCGTGCCTCAGCCCAGAGCCCGGAACTCACCCCTTCTGGCCCAGCCCCAGTGGGCCCAGCACCTGCCCCAGAGACAAATGCACCCAAGTGAGAACCAGAGGGACCCTCTGGGAGAGTGGTTGGGAGTCCTAAGTGAAGTGTGAGAACCAGGAAGGGGATGATAGGAGAAGAGAATTGCTGGGCAGTCTTACCTCTGGGGTTAGCATGGCAGGGCAGAGAGAGTTCCGGACCAGCTGAATGAGGTTGGGGCTGGCAGTTGAGCCAGAAGCTCTTCTCTCGGCTGAGGAAATACAGATGCTGTTTCCTGAGCCCAATCAAGGTTCTCTCCCCTGAGTTCACATAGATTATGTTCCTTTCTGAGAGTTAAGTTTCTTGCCATCGTAGGGATGGGATTGTGCGGCAAGAAAGACAGAcgcaattatttttcttcttgtcttcccGTGGGTGCAGGTGAAGGATAGGTGTTCTGCTAGTGCTAGAAGGGATGGGGCCAGAGGTCTGGGAGGCTGCAGGGGGACAGGGCAGGTGTAGTCTGTCAGCTTGGAGGTTGGGGATCTAAGGAAGGCCTCGGCTCACTGCCTCTTGGGGTTGCCCACAGTCATCCTTCCCCTGCGGAGTATGTCGAAGTGCTTCAGGAGCTACAGCGGCTtgagagccgccttcagcccttcTTGCAGCGCTACTACGAGGTTCTGGGTACTGCTGCCACCACGGACTACAACAATAACGTGAGTGccacccaccccctcacccccagttGTGTCCCACATGGAACAGGCAGAAATACATCTAACcctttcttccaaaaaaatacTGTCTGCAACAAAACAGTTCTATAGACTTGTGAGTAAATGACGTGTTCTTTTGTATAGGGAAGGTGATGATCTTTGCGTAAATCTACTGTTTCTGTCTCTTGATTCCTTGATTCAATTACTCAGGAAGCTTAGGTAGAGTGAGGGAGATTAGTAGATGATGCTGTACTGATTTTCTGTAAGGCCTGTTGTAATAGGGAACTTTCTGCGTATTCGATATAGAAGTTATTTGCCGAGACCGGTCTACCTGGAACCTTCCAAGGCTATAGCTGAAGGTATAGAGATAGAGAGTATGGGGCTTTTCAAGGGTGTTACCTGCTTTTGTCGTCAAAGTTTATTGCAACCTAATATGTCTTGCTTTCTTGTCCTCGGCCCTGGGGGTTACAGCAGGAGGGCCGAGAAGAGGACCAGCGCTTGATCAACTTAGTGGGGGAGAGCCTGCGGCTGCTGGGTAACACTTTCGTGGCGCTGTCTGACCTGCGCTGCAATCTGGCCTGTGCGCCCCCACGACACCTGCATGTGGTCCGGCCCATGTCTCACTACACTACCCCCATGGTGCTTCAGCAAGCAGCCATTCCCATCCAGGTGGGTCCAGGGAGCCTTGGAGGGATGGCGCATGACCCAGAGTAGCTGTCAGGCTTGAATTGAGAAGGGGTAGAGACCTCGGAAACACAAAGTGGTGGAGAACGGGGAGACTGCAGCAGTATACCTCGGGATGCTCTGGGTTAAGCTcttgttttacttatttctgaCTTCTGTATCTGTCTCTTCCAGATCAATGTGGGAACCACTGTGACCATGACGGGGAATGGGACTCGGCCCCCCCCAACTGCCAATGCGGAGGCAGCTCCCCCTGGTCCTGGGCAGGCCTCGTCCCTGGCTCCCACTTCTACCACTGTCGAGTCTTCAACCGAGGGGGCTCCCCCGCCAGGGCCAGCTCCCCCCCCAACCACCAGTCACCCGAGGGTCATCCGAATTTCCCACCAGAGCGTGGAACCCGTGGTCATGATGCACATGAATATCCAAGGTGAATGAGGGTTGGTTGTCGGTAGAGAAGAGCAGCACGATGTGGGAGGTGGGTTGGCACAGAGATGTGAGAGAGCGAGGGTGGGGATGGAGCAGAGGAACCAGGACAGAAGCTTGAGTGCACATGTgctgggaagggcaggagggactGCTTGTCCCTGCAGGTTTGTTTGCGTGGCGAAGGGAGTGCTTCCTCCCTTCTAGGTGGAGGGAAAAGCGGGCTTTCTCATGGGGACGGTAGGGGCCAGCAGGATGCTGGTCACAGGAGGATGTGGTTAAGCCTTGGTGCCACCTGCCTCAGggccactctctctgtctccctgctcagATTCCGGCACACAGCCTGGTGGAGTTCCGAGTGCTCCCACTGGCCCCCTAGGACCCCCTGGTCATGGCCAGACCCTGGGTAAGAGTGAGGGTATCAGAGCAGGCAAGCTCTGGGTAGAGAAGGGGTAGGGCCGACTGGGTGGGTTGAAGGGGGTCCAGGTTCAAGGTTACATCAGACCCGCCccccaggctccaccctcatccagctgccctccctgccccctgagTTCATGCACGCCGTCGCCCACCAGATCACTCATCAGGCCATGGTGGCAGCTGTTGCCTCCGCGGCCGCAGGTAATAACCCGGAAGGGGAAGCTTGGGAGGTGGGGCACGGTCCATGGTGGCGGGTGCTGTCGGCTAGCAGGCCAGGGCCCGGCCCTCAGCCCTCTTCGGTCTCCCCTCTGCCACCCACAGGACAACAGGTGCCAGGCTTCCCTACGGCTCCGACCCGGGTGGTGATTGCCCGGCCCACCCCTCCACAGGCTCGGCCTTCCCATCCTGGGGGGCCCCCCGTCTCGGGTACTCTAGTGAGTAAGGATGGAGGAGCTCTCGTTGGGGGGAGTCTGGGGAAAGAATCCTCGTGGGGAATGGGCAGGGCAGGACTGAAAGCTGTTTCTGTCTCCCTCCAGCAGGGCTCCGGGCTAGGTACCAATGCTTCTCTGGCCCAGATGGTGAGCGGCCTTGTGGGGCAGCTCCTGATGCAGCCTGTTCTGGTGGGTGAGTCCTTGTTCTTGCCCGTCTCAACCTGAAGGGATGTCCACCACCCTGGAGGCCGGTGCTCCTCAGTCTCCTGACGAGCGCTTCCCAGTTTTCTCCACAGATCCTTTTTCCTTGCCTTCCTGTTGACAAGACCAGGATGAGATGCTGTGGTGTCTCGTTTCTCTACAGAGTTCAACTTTTCTCTTTTGGTCTCTCCAGCTCAGGGGACCCCAGGAATGGCTCCACCTCCAGCCCCTGCCACTGCTTCAGCTAGTGCCGGCACTACCAACACCGCTACCACAGCTGGCCCTGCTCCCGGGGGGCCTGCCCAGCCTCCTCCCCCTCAGCCCTCGGCCGCCGACCTGCAGTTCTCTCAGCTCCTGGGGAACTTGCTGGGGCCAGCAGGGCCTGGGGCCGGCGGGCCTGGCATGGCTTCTCCCACCATCACCGTGGCCATGCCCGGCGTCCCCGCCTTTCTACAGGGCATGACTGACTTTCTGCAGGTGAGTTGCTGGCTTGCTCTTTGGCTCCCCCCCACACCTGCTGGTCCAGCCAGGTGCTGGTGCCTTGTTTCTGTGATGTTGCTGCTGGGCTACGGTCCCTGGTGGCCTGTCGatgggagggagccctgggaccTCATTGATTCCAATTCCCCACCTATCCCCATTtgggagaagcagcagctgaGGCTATGAGGACATAGTACTTGGCATTGCTGTTTTGTAACCTAATGCGTTcagggggagaggggctggagccCCACCTAAGTCTGCTGCTATGTCACCACATGTGTTCATTCTGCTCCAGGGAGGAAAGACCACAGTGGGGCTCTCCTGTTGGGCTTCTCTCAGCCTGTGCCTTTCTGGTGTCTCGTCCCCGTTTTCACCTTGTCTTCTGTTGTGTGTTCTCTGTTTGCCAGGCAGCACAGAcagcccctccacccccgccgccgccgccgcccccgcccccagcaccgGAGCAGCAGACTGTGCCCCCACCAGGGTCCCCTTCTGGTGGCACAGGGAGTCCTGGAGGCCTGGGTCTTGAGAGCCTTTCACCGGAGTTTTTTACATCTGTGGTGCAGGGTGTGCTGAACTCCCtgctgggctccctgggggcGCGGGCCGGCAGCAGTGAGAGCATCGCTGCTTTCATCCAGCGCCTCAGCGGATCCAGTAACATCTTCGAGCCTGGGGCAGATGGGGCCCTCGGTGAGCCATCGAGGGTGCCTTGGTCttctccagggaggggaggggaggggaggttgaTGACCTTTGTCAAGGAGTGTTGCTGGAGCTGGATGAGGTCGATGGGTTGGTGGTGCACAGGCAGGGCAGGGGGTAAAGGCCACTGCTGACTTCAGCCCCTGTCCCTAGGATTCTTCGGGGCCCTGCTTTCTCTTTTGTGCCAGAACTTTTCCATGGTAGACGTGGTGATGCTTCTTCACGGCCATTTCCAGCCACTGCAGCGGCTCCAGCCCCAGCTGCGGTCCTTTTTCCACCAGCACTACCTGGGTGGCCAAGAGCCCACACCCGGTAACATACGGGTAAATGAAGGCCGGGGGCCGCCGCATGCTCCTCTTCAGCTTCTCTTTCTTGACTCCACTCTGTCACCTAAAGTGCCGATCGCTCCAGCCTGAGCCCTGCACTTactggaggtggaggggagggcatGTCTCACAGGCCAGGGTGGGGGATCTGAACTCCTGCTGTTTTGCCCTTAGACGGCGACCCACACATTGATCACGGGGCTGGAAGAATACGTGCGGGAGAGTTTCGTGAGTTCCTCATCTCCCGGGGGGCCGGGGTAGCTGCTGTTCCTCCCACCGCCTCGGAGCGAATGTAGTCTTCCAGGCTCCCTGATTTGGGGGTCTCCGTGTGTCTTGGTTTTCAGTCTTTGGTGCAGGTTCAGCCTGGTGTGGACATCATCCGGACCAACCTGGAGTTTCTCCAGGAGCAGTTCAACAGCATTGCTGCTCATGTGCTGCACTGCACAGGTGAGGGCGGCCAGGCGCACAGGGCTGGGGGTGCGAGGCGCGGGGTGCCAGCTGCCAGCATCCCCACCTCTTATCTTGTCCACAGATAGTGGATTTGGGGCCCGTTTGTTGGAGTTGTGTAACCAGGGCCTGTTTGAGTGCCTGGCCCTCAACCTGCACTGCTTGGGGGGCCAGCAGATGGAACTCGCTGCTGTCATCAATGGCCGGATAGTAAGCACCGCGCAGCCCCCGGGCCTTTGTTCTCTCTGCTGTCCTGCAGTTCTTGTTTTGCCTTCTCCAAATTGCTGTCCTTTACCTTTTGATACTTTTCAAAAGCTGGTTGAAGGTGTTGTGTTCCAAGGCTGCTTTCTGCCCTCAGCGTCGCATGTCTCGTGGGGTGAACCCGTCCCTGGTGAGCTGGCTGACCACTATGATGGGGCTGAGGCTTCAGGTGGTTCTGGAGCACATGCCTGTGGGCCCCGATGCCATCCTCAGATACGTCCGCAGGGTTGGCGACCCACCCCAGGTAAGGGCCTGGATGGGCAGTGTGGTCAGGGGACTTGCAGGGACGGGAGAGGCTTGAGAAGGCCTTTTGTGCTCTTCTGCTTTTTTGTCCAATTTCCTAGCCACTTCCTGAGGAGCCGATGGAAGTTCAGGGATCAGAGAGGACTTCTCCTGAGCCTCAGGTACCAGGGAGAGGTTGAGGGGCCAGATAAGGTGGCGGGGAGGGCTGAGGGTGGaagggctggaggctggggatgCTGAAGCCCATGTTTTCCCGCTCCAACTTGCAGCGGGAGAATGCCTCCCCGGCCCCAGGAACAACGGCAGAAGAGGCCATGTCTCGAGGGCCTCCTCCTGCACctgagggcggcggcggcggcggctcccgtGAAGAGCAGGACGGAGCTGCAGCCGAGACTGAGCCTTGGGCAGCTGCCGTCCCCCCAGTAAGTGTCGGGAGGAGAGCTGGAGCACCAGGGATAGCTGGACGTGGCGCCAGCTCCTCGTCCTCTTTCCCTCCACAGGAGTGGGTCCCGATTATCCAGCAGGACATTCAGAGCCAGCGGAAAGTGAAGCCGCAGCCCCCCTTGAGCGATGCCTACCTCAGTGGTATGCCTGCCAAGAGACGCAAGGTTGGTCTGCCTCTTCCCTGAGGATCTCGATTCATCCAGTTCCCCCCGGGTGGTTAGAATCAGACTAGTTAGAGCTGGAAGGACTTCTTCCTACTTTTGTCCTATCACTTATGGGGTGAGGAAACCTTCCTGGGACTTGATTTGCTCGTGGTGGTTGCGGCACACCCTCACGCTAGCATATGCCAGCAGTGTGGTCGTCCCTCAACAGCCTGACTCCCCTGTGTGGCGAGGGCCTGCTTCCTCACAGGCGGCTTCCTCTCACTGACTAGCCGAGTGCCGATGGCTCCACTTACCCTGTCCTTCTCGTATTGAAGAGTGAGTCCAGGATGCGCAAGTGTCGTGTTTTGGTCAGAGCCAGATAAAATTAGGGAGGTGTTTTTGCCGGCAGAACCACTCGTGAACTAGTTCCCTTCTCTCCACTAGCTTAGAAACTCAGTGGTTGGCTCCTGGAAAGGGTGAGCTGGGTGGTTGGCACTGGATCTGACGTCGATCCTCTTTTCCCTCCCGACCCCCTGTCCCCCAGACGATGCAGGGTGAGGGCCCCCAGCTGCTTCTCTCAGAGGCCGTGAGCCGGGCAGCTAAGGCAGCCGGAGCTCGGCCCCTGACGAGCCCCGAGAGCCTGAGCCGGGACCTGGAGGCACCAGAGGTTCAGGAGAGCTACAGGCAGCAGGTGCCCCCACCTTGAAGCAGAATAGGGATGGTGTAGTGGGAGGGGTCGGGCTAGGGCctctcttttctaatttcttcagaGACTAACTGGTCAGTCTGGGGCTACTACGTGATATTTTGAAGTTTTCCCCTAGTGGCATCTGGGAAGGCTCAGTGATGCCGTATTCGGCTTCTGACAGCGTGGCTGGTGGGAAGCGCTAGCTCCTAGGGGATGGCCTCGCGTGCTTGCTGGGATCCTAGGGCCCTGGCCGGTGCCCCTCCaacctgcttgttctctctctctagctccgGGCTGATATACAGAAGCGACTGCAGGAAGACCCCAACTACAGCCCCCAGCGCTTCCCTAATGCCCACCGGGCCTTCACTGATGATCCCTAGCTGTTTGCTCTTTGGCCCTCCCTCATCAGGGGAccatttcccccatcttccttcACAGTATTTAAGGAATAAAAGTCAGATTTTCCTGGCTCTTTTGTCTCGGAGTTTTCCTAAGTAATCTAAATACTTGTCTTCTCTAAGTTGTCTAAAATGAGTAATAGTCCCTAGAAACCCAGCTGTGTAAGACCGCTGTCAACCTTGCCGAGTAAGGAGCTGCACGCTACCACATATTCATTGCTCGTGTAGCACAATGCTGACAAGCAGCCCAGCCCAGTGGTTTTCAGAACACACTTTCATGCAAAAGCGTTTTACATGTAAACGAAATGGAGTTCAGAGATGGACAAAAGTGGTTTCAGTGAAAAACGATTTCTAAGCAGCTGCAGACTTCACACACTCTTGGCATGACTTGCAGAGTGACTGGTAGAACTCTGCTGCAGCCACAGCAGCTTTAAAGGCACGTCCTCTCATTTGCAGCTGGAACAAAACCATGAGGAGGCTGCAAATTCTTTGCTGCTCCCTCCTGAGACACACGCCTGCTTGCAGTCCCGTTCCCGTTGGCTAGCTTAGTGCTGGGCTGAGACTGTGTGGCAGAAGCCACACTAAGGCCAGGTCATAGGCTTCACAGTTTCCGCTGGGACCTCTTGGAACACTAACTCGGACGTAGCAGGCCCTGGGACtctaccaccttttttttttttttaatattttatttattcatgagagacacagagagagaggcagacacaggcaaaggaagaagcaggctccatgccgggagcctgatgcgggactccatcctgggactccaggatcacgccctgggccaaaggcaggcactaaaccactgagccacccagggatctccgggACTCTACCACCTTGCTGGACAAACCAGACACTGGTTGACAACCCAGTGGGATTTTTTCTACCCTTGAGATAAACACAAGAGCCCCAGACACACGACGGTAGACCTGTGGCACCAGCCTAGCCACCAGCTGCAGACTGGTAGCCAGCAGACCTCACTCAATGGCATACGAATCATTCACCAGTGAAGGCCAGCTCTAATTCCCAGCCCGTGAGACTTCAATATACAACAGAACAGATTTGAGACCGCTTGTTAAAACATCATTGGGGGGAGTAAATTCCCTAAAACCTCTCTACAGATCCCTGAGCACTATACTGCCAGAAGAGATCAAAAACCAACCCATCCCCAAAATCattccagaaattttttttaatccttttattactcttttttaacAAACGGCCCCAGGGATAGGGGaccaggggaggggggtggaggggaagcgAGGCCCCAGCCCCacaacccctccccacccaccccattcccccttatatatttataatctatatacaagccccggggggtggggggcaaggggaaCTCCCTCAGCGGGATGGGGGCAATCCAGGCTCCTTGTCCCCTCGGGACCCAGGCTCCTCTGCCCGTCGGGAAGGCCCCTCTCGAGAAGGTGGCCCCGTCCGCTCCCAGGGCTTCGGCATCCAGCGCAGGGCATCTGGTGGAGAGGCCTGGGGAACAGGCACATGTGCAAAAATAAGTCCTACTGGGATGCCAGGGATGGAAAGACAGGAATTCAGATGGTAACTCTTGGATTCAGACTTGGGGCCACAGGGGTCTTTCCTTCACCTGCTGGTAGAGGTCGATGCGCTGGGTGCGGAAGACTCCACTGTAGGTAGAAGGCGGGGCCTTGAGACGGGAATTCAGGCCAGAGAAGGACCTAAAGGAGAAGGGTGTCTGAGGCAAGCCTAACCTGCTCCCTGGTCCCCTAAGAAAGCCATATGGATGGGTAATCTGCATCCCCACACCCTCCTCTTGCCTTCCAGATGGGGGAGTACGTGATGATCCAGGTCCTGCAAGGTTGCTGCTCAGTTTCCGATAATCCTGGAAGGGCTTTAGTTCCACTGGGTgcagctgaaagaaaaaaaaattcatgagccTCCTGCCTTTCAACCCAATTGATCCTGAGATACTGAATCCCCACGCCTAGCTCTTGGGAGATCCCTAACACTTCAGTTCCTGTACCTTACCTCTGCTCGCCCCAAGCTAGGGGCAAAAGGTCTCGCAGGTGAAGGCAGCACCCGAGTAGCAGGAGCAGGTGGGGGTCGTACAGCCAGGCTGGGGGGCTGCAGAGCAGGGCCCACAGGTAACAGAGAAAGGGGCGGTGGGGCAGGAGGTGGCGCTGGTGGCAGGGAGCCAAAGTTCACCACAGGCAGCTGTGAGTCCACCATGGGTAGAAGCATCTACAATAAGAAATACAGGTGATGAGGGAGGGGTGTCgagggcaggaaagaatatcagaaaaccaaaaatacaatCAGACAAATAAACCAGAGATTGAATAGAGAAACAGAATGAAGGGTGAGTGGCAGGACAAAAGTTACCTGCTGGGCAGGGGCCCCTGAGGGGAGGAAGCCACTTTGGCCACTGGGTTGCAGAGGAGTAGAATAAAAATCCGAAGGGGATGGCAGATCCTGGCGCACCTGCTGGGGACAACAGGGAGCAATGTCAACTGCCCCAAAAGCATCCCCCCGCCACCCCTAACCCCCCAAAAGCCCAGCACCTGCCCATCTCTCACCTGAAGCAAAGGTGGGTCGGGCAAAGGGCTGGGGCAGAAAGCTGGAGAGTACAGGAAGGAAGGTGGAGGGTACAGGATTCCTCCAGCTGGCAACTTCCCCAGCTCTGTTGCTTGCAGTGCAGAGAAATCCAAAAACTGGCCCTTGACAGCTACCCCAGAAAGCAGTGCTGAGGGGGGCGCTGGGCCCGGGGGGAGGTACAGGGGCTGTGATCTGAAGGGAGGCAAAATTTAGGTGCAGAGGAAGGAGTCAGGAAGCCCGAATCACTTACTCCTTTGTTCTGAGCTAAAAGTCTACCAGCTTCTGGTACCCCTGAAACAGGCCTCCCCACTGAAACACAGTTCATTTCCTTCTGAGATCCACAGGCATCCAATCTTACCTGTAAGGGTGAAGAGAGGGTGTCCCAGGACGAAAACCTCCATTGTTGGGATGTAACTGAGAGTCTATGGCTCCTCCCGAGACCTGCGGGAGGGGCAAGGCTGGAATAGCTCCAGTTTTTCTGGTCAAGAAAAGACTGCCCACCCCACCTACTACAGTAAAagcaagaagcaaaacaaaactataaatgtTTTACAACTACACAAATTGGAAGATTGGATTTTGAGGGACAGCAGGCAGAAGGGGTTCATGGGATAGGAAGCAGGCAGGTCACTTACCTGGGAAACGGGAGGCCCGGGACTGCTATAGAAGACCTCTGGGTACAAGCGCTGGCCTGAGGAGCTGGGCTCTGGGCCACAGTGCCCAGAGCCCAGGTTCTTGGATTGTGGCTCAGCCGAGGCAGAAGCACTGGGGAGCAGCTCCCAGTCTCGGGATATGGGGATGGCCTGTAAAGAAACCTGGTCAGAAGCAAAGTCAGCTTCCCTGACGTCCATCGAGGTCACACCGAGCCATCATCTCCATAACTGAAGACCTTTCCACCAAGCTCTCATTGTCCCACTCACCTCGGTAACTGATGCTGCTAGCTCCTTCTCTGCTTTTAAACTGTCTCCTACCACTAGGCGCAACTCTGAGTCCTGTGGTAGTGATGCAAAGGAGATCATTCTGTGGTTCAAGATGCATATCCTCCACATCCCACCTCCAATCCTTTCCTCCTCTCCACCCAAGGTGCTCAGATCCTGCCCATGCACACCTTGTCACTGGTGCCAAACTGGACGGGGGGACCAGGTCGATGGGATGGCCGGAGGGAGCCAGTCTCTGGGCCTCGGTCTGTACGTTGCAATCGTTCTGTGCCAATGGGGCCGGGGGGCAGAGGCTGCTCCCGGGGCAGCTCCTGGGTTGGGGAAGTAAAGGAAATTTGGGCAAATGAAGGAATGTCCAGGACACACAAgaacaggaaggaggagaaaaacatAAGGCCAAATTCAGAGTCTCAAGAATAttcctcttttatcttttttttttttttttttttttttttttacctttctgtcCCCATCATGGGGAGCAGGTGGCCGTCTCCTAGGAGGTTCAGAGGGTTCAGAGCCAGGTGGACCCTCACCAGGAACAGCATTCAGGGATGAGGGGCCTCCAGGCCGCTTGGGAggcccctctgctgcccccttGAGTCCTCCATCAGGGGAACTTCGCTGGCTGCAGGGACCTGATGACACCTGAGAATCCCCACTCAGGTCCACCCCACTGTCAGACTGACTCATctgagaggagggagaaggaatcaGTTAAGTCAAGGTGGAAAGCACCCTAATACCTGACTGATGTTTGACAAATAACACAACTACGTGACTGCATAGCCCGGACACCCAGAACAGGTGGAGAAGAATCCCAGCTCTGATACTCCCTCCCATTGTCACTTACTTCTGTTCCAGCCACATCCTCGAAAGGGCTCAGGGGTTCCATCCAGGGTTCCAGGGAGCCAGGCCGGTAACTATTCCGGGTAGTGGCTGGGAAGAGGACCAGACAGAAGTGAGAGACCATCCCGAGGCTGCCCTCTTGGCCCTCTGACAGAGCCCTTCCCCTGCTACCACTCCATCTTACCAGTATGTAAACGGTTCCAGATGTGTGGGGTCAGGGCCTCTGTCCCTGTATCTCTGCACTCTCCCTGAGGGCCTGGGCCCTCAGGCTTGGGGCCCAAGAAACCAGAGCTATGAGAAGGTGGCAAAGATTCCTAAAGGTGAGGAAAGccagaaacaaaacatg
The Canis aureus isolate CA01 chromosome 7, VMU_Caureus_v.1.0, whole genome shotgun sequence genome window above contains:
- the BAG6 gene encoding large proline-rich protein BAG6 isoform X1, with protein sequence MEPTDSTSTTSSMEEPDSLEVLVKTLDSQTRTFIVGAQMNVKEFKEHIAASVSIPSEKQRLIYQGRVLQDDKKLQEYNVGGKVIHLVERAPPQTPLPSGASSGIGSASATHGGGPPPGTRGPGASVHDRNANSYVMVGTFNLPSDGSAVDVHINMEQAPIQSEPRVRLVMAQHMIRDIQTLLSRMESPLPLVSRISPLQCRGGPQAQHSQPPPQTPAVASEPVALSSQTSEAVESEVPPREPMEAEEVEERASAQSPELTPSGPAPVGPAPAPETNAPNHPSPAEYVEVLQELQRLESRLQPFLQRYYEVLGTAATTDYNNNQEGREEDQRLINLVGESLRLLGNTFVALSDLRCNLACAPPRHLHVVRPMSHYTTPMVLQQAAIPIQINVGTTVTMTGNGTRPPPTANAEAAPPGPGQASSLAPTSTTVESSTEGAPPPGPAPPPTTSHPRVIRISHQSVEPVVMMHMNIQDSGTQPGGVPSAPTGPLGPPGHGQTLGSTLIQLPSLPPEFMHAVAHQITHQAMVAAVASAAAGQQVPGFPTAPTRVVIARPTPPQARPSHPGGPPVSGTLQGSGLGTNASLAQMVSGLVGQLLMQPVLVAQGTPGMAPPPAPATASASAGTTNTATTAGPAPGGPAQPPPPQPSAADLQFSQLLGNLLGPAGPGAGGPGMASPTITVAMPGVPAFLQGMTDFLQAAQTAPPPPPPPPPPPPAPEQQTVPPPGSPSGGTGSPGGLGLESLSPEFFTSVVQGVLNSLLGSLGARAGSSESIAAFIQRLSGSSNIFEPGADGALGFFGALLSLLCQNFSMVDVVMLLHGHFQPLQRLQPQLRSFFHQHYLGGQEPTPGNIRTATHTLITGLEEYVRESFSLVQVQPGVDIIRTNLEFLQEQFNSIAAHVLHCTDSGFGARLLELCNQGLFECLALNLHCLGGQQMELAAVINGRIRRMSRGVNPSLVSWLTTMMGLRLQVVLEHMPVGPDAILRYVRRVGDPPQPLPEEPMEVQGSERTSPEPQRENASPAPGTTAEEAMSRGPPPAPEGGGGGGSREEQDGAAAETEPWAAAVPPEWVPIIQQDIQSQRKVKPQPPLSDAYLSGMPAKRRKTMQGEGPQLLLSEAVSRAAKAAGARPLTSPESLSRDLEAPEVQESYRQQLRADIQKRLQEDPNYSPQRFPNAHRAFTDDP
- the BAG6 gene encoding large proline-rich protein BAG6 isoform X7; its protein translation is MEPTDSTSTTSSMEEPDSLEVLVKTLDSQTRTFIVGAQMNVKEFKEHIAASVSIPSEKQRLIYQGRVLQDDKKLQEYNVGGKVIHLVERAPPQTPLPSGASSGIGSASATHGGGPPPGTRGPGASVHDRNANSYVMVGTFNLPSEPRVRLVMAQHMIRDIQTLLSRMESPLPLVSRISPLQCRGGPQAQHSQPPPQTPAVASEPVALSSQTSEAVESEVPPREPMEAEEVEERASAQSPELTPSGPAPVGPAPAPETNAPNHPSPAEYVEVLQELQRLESRLQPFLQRYYEVLGTAATTDYNNNQEGREEDQRLINLVGESLRLLGNTFVALSDLRCNLACAPPRHLHVVRPMSHYTTPMVLQQAAIPIQINVGTTVTMTGNGTRPPPTANAEAAPPGPGQASSLAPTSTTVESSTEGAPPPGPAPPPTTSHPRVIRISHQSVEPVVMMHMNIQDSGTQPGGVPSAPTGPLGPPGHGQTLGSTLIQLPSLPPEFMHAVAHQITHQAMVAAVASAAAGQQVPGFPTAPTRVVIARPTPPQARPSHPGGPPVSGTLQGSGLGTNASLAQMVSGLVGQLLMQPVLVAQGTPGMAPPPAPATASASAGTTNTATTAGPAPGGPAQPPPPQPSAADLQFSQLLGNLLGPAGPGAGGPGMASPTITVAMPGVPAFLQGMTDFLQAAQTAPPPPPPPPPPPPAPEQQTVPPPGSPSGGTGSPGGLGLESLSPEFFTSVVQGVLNSLLGSLGARAGSSESIAAFIQRLSGSSNIFEPGADGALGFFGALLSLLCQNFSMVDVVMLLHGHFQPLQRLQPQLRSFFHQHYLGGQEPTPGNIRTATHTLITGLEEYVRESFSLVQVQPGVDIIRTNLEFLQEQFNSIAAHVLHCTDSGFGARLLELCNQGLFECLALNLHCLGGQQMELAAVINGRIRRMSRGVNPSLVSWLTTMMGLRLQVVLEHMPVGPDAILRYVRRVGDPPQPLPEEPMEVQGSERTSPEPQRENASPAPGTTAEEAMSRGPPPAPEGGGGGGSREEQDGAAAETEPWAAAVPPEWVPIIQQDIQSQRKVKPQPPLSDAYLSGMPAKRRKTMQGEGPQLLLSEAVSRAAKAAGARPLTSPESLSRDLEAPEVQESYRQQLRADIQKRLQEDPNYSPQRFPNAHRAFTDDP
- the BAG6 gene encoding large proline-rich protein BAG6 isoform X9: MEPTDSTSTTSSMEEPDSLEVLVKTLDSQTRTFIVGAQMNVKEFKEHIAASVSIPSEKQRLIYQGRVLQDDKKLQEYNVGGKVIHLVERAPPQTPLPSGASSGIGSASATHGGGPPPGTRGPGASVHDRNANSYVMVGTFNLPSDGSAVDVHINMEQAPIQSEPRVRLVMAQHMIRDIQTLLSRMEQSPLPLVSRISPLQCRGGPQAQHSQPPPQTPAVASEPVALSSQTSEAVESEVPPREPMEAEEVEERASAQSPELTPSGPAPVGPAPAPETNAPNHPSPAEYVEVLQELQRLESRLQPFLQRYYEVLGTAATTDYNNNQEGREEDQRLINLVGESLRLLGNTFVALSDLRCNLACAPPRHLHVVRPMSHYTTPMVLQQAAIPIQINVGTTVTMTGNGTRPPPTANAEAAPPGPGQASSLAPTSTTVESSTEGAPPPGPAPPPTTSHPRVIRISHQSVEPVVMMHMNIQDSGTQPGGVPSAPTGPLGPPGHGQTLGQQVPGFPTAPTRVVIARPTPPQARPSHPGGPPVSGTLQGSGLGTNASLAQMVSGLVGQLLMQPVLVAQGTPGMAPPPAPATASASAGTTNTATTAGPAPGGPAQPPPPQPSAADLQFSQLLGNLLGPAGPGAGGPGMASPTITVAMPGVPAFLQGMTDFLQAAQTAPPPPPPPPPPPPAPEQQTVPPPGSPSGGTGSPGGLGLESLSPEFFTSVVQGVLNSLLGSLGARAGSSESIAAFIQRLSGSSNIFEPGADGALGFFGALLSLLCQNFSMVDVVMLLHGHFQPLQRLQPQLRSFFHQHYLGGQEPTPGNIRTATHTLITGLEEYVRESFSLVQVQPGVDIIRTNLEFLQEQFNSIAAHVLHCTDSGFGARLLELCNQGLFECLALNLHCLGGQQMELAAVINGRIRRMSRGVNPSLVSWLTTMMGLRLQVVLEHMPVGPDAILRYVRRVGDPPQPLPEEPMEVQGSERTSPEPQRENASPAPGTTAEEAMSRGPPPAPEGGGGGGSREEQDGAAAETEPWAAAVPPEWVPIIQQDIQSQRKVKPQPPLSDAYLSGMPAKRRKTMQGEGPQLLLSEAVSRAAKAAGARPLTSPESLSRDLEAPEVQESYRQQLRADIQKRLQEDPNYSPQRFPNAHRAFTDDP